The DNA segment ATAGCCGAGCTTCACTTCGGTGATCGAGGTCACGCCGTTCTTCGCGCACTTCTCGACTTCGCTCTTCTTGATACGGCGAGAGGCGTTGGTGATGTCGGGGTGTTCGTCGCCGGCGCCGGCGCAGAACAATTTCAAACCGCCGCCGGAGCCGGTCGACTCGACAACGGGGGTCTTGAAGCTGCTGGTCTTGCCGAACTGTTCGGCGACAGCGGTGGAAAACGGAAACACCGTCGACGAACCGACGATGCGGATCTGGTCGCGGGCCTGGGCGGCGCCGGCAACAAATACACCGGCAATCGCGGCAACCGTAAGGGTCTTCTTGAACATCGCGTTCAAACTCCTAATTAAGGGCTTTCAAATTCTCAAACACGGCAAAACGCCGTTTCGCGAGCAAGCTAGAGCCCTGGCGAGTCCCTTTTATGACTGTTGTGTTACAAGTATGTGACACCCAACAAATCTAGGATTTGTGCGGACTTCAGCAGTCCTAAATGGGCAGTTGAACGCGAAACTCAGAGCCTTTGCCCTGTTCGCTCGTCACAATCAGGCGGCCGCGGTGGCGATTGACGATGTGTTTGACGATCGCCAGCCCCAGTCCGGTGCCGCCCATCGAGCGCGAACGCCCTTTGTCGACACGGTAAAAGCGCTCGGTCAGGCGCGGAATGTGTTCGGCTTCGATACCATCACCTTGGTCCGCGACGGCAATTTCGACCCCCGGGGTCTTGGTTTCGACCAGTTCGTCCAAAAGGCGCGCCTTGATGCGCACTGTACTGCGCGGCGCACCGTATTTGATGGCGTTGTCGACGAGATTTTGGAACACCTCACGCAGTTCGTCCTCATCGCCCAAGACCTCAGGCAGGTCAGCCGGTAGATCGACATCGAGGACCACTTCCTTTTGCTCGGCCTTGATGTGCACCG comes from the Magnetovibrio sp. genome and includes:
- a CDS encoding substrate-binding domain-containing protein; the encoded protein is MFKKTLTVAAIAGVFVAGAAQARDQIRIVGSSTVFPFSTAVAEQFGKTSSFKTPVVESTGSGGGLKLFCAGAGDEHPDITNASRRIKKSEVEKCAKNGVTSITEVKLGY